One Vibrio campbellii CAIM 519 = NBRC 15631 = ATCC 25920 genomic window carries:
- a CDS encoding cytochrome C assembly family protein produces the protein MDSLIAIAAAILYVLAIATIIPGLSQQSGIKAKTVFASAACALVFHAWILSDLIFDGSGQNLSILNVASLISFIISLVMSVAMLKNRLWFLLPVVYSFAAINLTAATFLPSTFIKHLENDPKLLIHISFALFSYATLTIGALYALQLAWLDHKLKAKKSLAINPNLPPLMMVERQLFKIILIGNLLLTGTLLTGFIFVQDMFAQGKAHKGILSFIAWIVYSILLWGHYQKGWRGKKVTWFAVAGATLLTLAYFGSRFVKEIILS, from the coding sequence ATGGATAGCTTAATTGCCATCGCAGCCGCCATTCTTTACGTTTTGGCAATTGCGACCATCATTCCCGGACTCTCTCAGCAGTCTGGAATCAAAGCGAAAACCGTATTTGCCAGCGCGGCATGTGCGTTGGTTTTTCACGCTTGGATTCTGAGTGATCTGATTTTCGACGGTTCAGGACAAAACCTCAGCATTCTTAATGTTGCCTCTTTGATCAGCTTTATCATCTCGCTGGTAATGAGTGTGGCGATGCTAAAGAACCGCCTATGGTTCCTTCTTCCTGTGGTTTATAGCTTTGCTGCCATCAATTTAACTGCTGCTACGTTCTTACCAAGCACCTTTATTAAGCATTTAGAAAACGACCCTAAGCTACTTATTCACATTTCTTTTGCGTTGTTCTCCTACGCGACTTTAACCATTGGTGCGCTTTACGCACTGCAATTGGCGTGGCTCGATCACAAGCTTAAAGCGAAGAAGTCATTAGCAATCAACCCGAACTTGCCACCTTTAATGATGGTTGAGCGCCAACTGTTCAAGATTATATTGATTGGTAACTTGCTACTGACAGGCACTCTATTGACTGGCTTTATCTTTGTGCAAGACATGTTTGCCCAGGGTAAAGCACACAAAGGCATTCTTTCTTTCATCGCTTGGATTGTGTACTCGATTCTGCTTTGGGGGCACTACCAGAAAGGCTGGCGTGGTAAGAAGGTTACCTGGTTTGCCGTTGCGGGAGCGACATTGTTAACCTTGGCATACTTCGGTAGTCGCTTTGTGAAAGAGATCATTTTAAGTTGA
- a CDS encoding HlyC/CorC family transporter, translating to MDDISTGILFALLACLIVISGYFSGSETGMMSLNRYRLKHLANNGHKGAKRVEKLLDRPDRLIGLILIGNNLVNILASAIATILGMRLYGDLGVAIATGALTMVVLVFAEVTPKTIASLYPERVSYASSILLTILMKILSPLVMLVNFITNGFIRLIGVKADHTTEDHLSSEELRTVVNEAGGLIPRRHQDMLVSILDLEHVTVNDIMVPRNEITGIDINDDWKSIVRQLTHSPHGRIVLYRDQIDEVVGMLRLREAYRLMLEKNEFNKETLLRAADEVYYIPEGTPLNVQMLKFQRNKQRIGLIVDEYGDINGLVTLEDILEEIVGEFTTSIAPSLSEEITPQGDGSFLIEGSANIRDINKGLKWKLPTDGPRTLNGLILEHLEDIPESHLSVQVAGHPMEIVDIEENRIKLVKVYPKLKQSS from the coding sequence TTGGACGACATATCTACGGGTATCTTATTTGCGCTACTCGCGTGTCTTATCGTCATATCAGGTTACTTCTCCGGTTCTGAAACAGGGATGATGTCTTTGAACCGCTACCGCTTAAAGCACTTAGCCAATAATGGGCATAAAGGGGCCAAGCGAGTCGAAAAACTACTAGACCGCCCAGATCGCCTGATTGGTCTCATCCTTATCGGCAACAACCTCGTGAATATCCTAGCCTCTGCCATCGCAACCATTCTTGGTATGCGTTTGTATGGTGATTTAGGTGTCGCGATAGCAACAGGTGCACTCACCATGGTTGTCTTGGTGTTTGCCGAAGTCACGCCGAAAACCATCGCATCGCTTTACCCAGAGCGTGTTTCTTACGCAAGTAGTATCCTTCTTACCATTCTGATGAAGATACTGTCACCACTGGTGATGTTGGTGAACTTCATTACCAATGGCTTTATTCGTTTGATTGGTGTGAAAGCAGATCACACCACTGAGGATCACTTAAGCTCAGAAGAACTGCGTACCGTGGTCAACGAAGCGGGCGGCCTCATTCCTCGTCGCCACCAAGACATGCTGGTTTCGATTTTGGATCTGGAGCACGTCACCGTGAACGACATCATGGTGCCACGTAATGAGATCACGGGGATCGATATCAATGACGATTGGAAATCTATCGTCCGCCAGCTGACTCACTCTCCTCATGGCCGTATTGTGCTGTACCGTGATCAGATTGATGAAGTGGTTGGCATGCTGCGCCTTCGTGAAGCGTACCGCTTGATGCTAGAAAAGAACGAATTCAACAAAGAAACACTACTGCGTGCTGCCGATGAGGTGTACTACATTCCAGAGGGCACACCTCTGAACGTGCAAATGTTGAAGTTTCAACGCAACAAACAGCGTATCGGTTTGATTGTCGATGAGTATGGCGACATTAACGGTCTGGTGACGTTGGAAGATATCTTGGAAGAGATCGTTGGCGAATTTACCACTTCTATCGCACCAAGTTTATCGGAAGAAATTACTCCGCAAGGTGATGGCAGCTTCTTGATTGAAGGCAGCGCCAACATTCGTGATATCAACAAAGGCTTGAAGTGGAAACTACCAACCGACGGCCCACGAACTTTGAATGGTCTGATTCTGGAGCATTTAGAAGATATTCCAGAGAGCCACTTAAGCGTTCAAGTCGCTGGGCATCCAATGGAAATTGTCGATATTGAAGAGAACCGAATCAAGCTGGTGAAGGTGTATCCAAAGCTGAAACAGAGCAGTTAA
- the luxS gene encoding S-ribosylhomocysteine lyase, which yields MPLLDSFTVDHTRMNAPAVRVAKTMQTPKGDTITVFDLRFTAPNKDILSEKGIHTLEHLYAGFMRNHLNGDSVEIIDISPMGCRTGFYMSLIGTPSEQQVADAWIAAMEDVLKVEDQNKIPELNEYQCGTAAMHSLDEAKQIAKNILEAGVAVNKNDELALPESMLKELRID from the coding sequence ATGCCTTTATTAGACAGCTTTACCGTAGACCACACGCGTATGAATGCACCAGCGGTTCGTGTGGCTAAAACGATGCAAACTCCAAAAGGAGACACCATCACGGTATTCGACCTACGTTTCACTGCTCCAAACAAAGACATCCTTTCTGAGAAAGGAATTCATACATTAGAGCACTTGTACGCAGGCTTTATGCGTAATCACCTAAATGGTGATAGCGTTGAGATAATTGATATCTCACCAATGGGTTGCCGTACTGGTTTCTACATGAGCTTGATTGGTACGCCTTCAGAGCAGCAAGTGGCTGACGCTTGGATTGCCGCGATGGAAGACGTACTAAAAGTAGAAGACCAAAACAAGATCCCTGAGTTGAACGAATACCAATGTGGTACAGCAGCGATGCACTCTCTGGATGAAGCGAAGCAAATCGCGAAGAACATTCTAGAAGCGGGTGTGGCGGTGAATAAGAATGATGAATTGGCACTGCCAGAGTCAATGCTGAAAGAGCTACGTATCGACTAA
- the gshA gene encoding glutamate--cysteine ligase, whose protein sequence is MTDFAARLKQVASNPEVFKQFGRGVERETLRYRQDGHLATTPHPEGLGSAFTNKWITTDFSESLLEFITPVSHEIPELMGQLKDIHHFTQTKMGEEKMWPLSMPCYVGSEDDIQLAQYGSSNSAKMKTLYREGLKRRYGSLMQIISGVHFNFSFPESFWDALHGEQDEEARQDTKSDAYFALIRNYYRFGWMIPYFFGASPALCGSFIQGRETDLLFEKIGGTLFLPKATSLRLSDLGYTNSAQSVLKIGFNSIGQYLDGLSDAIRRPSEEFAEIGVKVDGEYRQLNSNILQIENELYAPIRPKRVTKSGEKPSEALQRGGVEYIEVRSLDVNPFSAVGVSEEQVRFLDLFLTWAALSDSDPMDNCELECWRDNWNKVIVSGREKGLMLQIGCQGERLSLQDWAHRVFADLRQIAVEMDSAAGGNAYQAVCDKLESWIDEPELTISGQLLELTKEHGGLGKVGCALGMKFREENLAHSYEQYSADAMETEVATSVEKQKQAEQSDTLSFDDFLEDYFAYLKQ, encoded by the coding sequence TTGACTGATTTTGCTGCGCGACTAAAACAAGTTGCATCAAACCCAGAAGTATTTAAGCAGTTTGGACGCGGTGTTGAGCGAGAAACTTTGCGCTATCGTCAGGATGGACACCTAGCAACAACACCTCATCCAGAGGGTTTGGGCTCAGCGTTCACAAACAAATGGATCACGACCGACTTTTCTGAGTCCCTACTGGAATTTATTACGCCAGTATCACACGAGATCCCTGAATTAATGGGGCAGTTGAAAGACATTCATCACTTCACGCAAACCAAAATGGGTGAAGAGAAAATGTGGCCACTTTCAATGCCATGTTACGTGGGTAGCGAGGATGATATTCAGCTCGCTCAGTATGGCTCATCAAACTCAGCAAAAATGAAAACGCTTTACCGTGAAGGCCTAAAACGCCGTTACGGTAGCTTGATGCAAATTATCTCGGGCGTGCATTTTAACTTCTCTTTCCCTGAGTCATTTTGGGACGCCTTGCATGGTGAACAAGATGAAGAAGCACGCCAAGACACGAAATCAGACGCGTACTTTGCGCTGATTCGTAACTACTACCGCTTTGGCTGGATGATCCCGTACTTCTTTGGTGCGTCACCGGCACTGTGTGGCTCGTTCATTCAAGGTCGTGAAACCGATCTTCTATTTGAAAAAATTGGCGGGACTTTATTCCTACCAAAAGCGACCTCTCTGCGTCTAAGTGATCTCGGTTACACCAACAGTGCGCAAAGCGTGCTTAAGATTGGCTTTAATTCTATCGGCCAGTATCTTGATGGTTTAAGTGACGCGATTCGACGTCCATCCGAAGAGTTTGCTGAGATTGGCGTGAAAGTGGATGGTGAGTACCGTCAGCTGAACTCAAACATTCTGCAAATTGAGAATGAACTTTACGCCCCAATTCGTCCGAAGCGCGTAACGAAGAGCGGTGAAAAACCTTCTGAAGCCTTGCAGCGTGGTGGTGTGGAATACATTGAAGTTCGCTCGTTAGATGTGAACCCATTCAGTGCCGTTGGCGTGAGTGAAGAGCAAGTACGCTTCCTTGATTTATTCCTAACGTGGGCAGCGCTTTCTGACTCAGACCCAATGGACAACTGTGAACTTGAATGCTGGCGTGACAACTGGAACAAGGTGATTGTCTCTGGTCGTGAGAAAGGCTTGATGCTGCAAATCGGCTGCCAAGGCGAGCGTCTATCTCTGCAAGATTGGGCACACCGAGTGTTCGCTGATCTTCGCCAGATTGCGGTTGAAATGGATAGTGCGGCTGGTGGTAATGCGTACCAAGCGGTGTGCGACAAACTAGAATCTTGGATTGATGAACCAGAGCTGACCATTTCTGGCCAACTGCTTGAATTAACAAAAGAGCACGGCGGTTTAGGTAAAGTGGGTTGTGCGCTTGGCATGAAGTTCCGTGAAGAAAACCTAGCACACAGCTATGAGCAATATTCAGCTGACGCTATGGAAACGGAAGTTGCGACATCGGTAGAGAAGCAAAAACAAGCAGAGCAAAGTGATACGTTATCTTTCGATGATTTCTTAGAAGATTACTTTGCTTATCTAAAACAATAA
- a CDS encoding M16 family metallopeptidase, translating into MRMFWVSACSLLVITGCASNSPVSSLPDGVTFVESSKAEEGKVKIPYQKYQLDNGLTVILAPEDSDPLVHVDVTYHVGSAREEIGKSGFAHFFEHMMFQGSENVGDQEHFKIITEAGGTLNGTTNRDRTNYFETVPANQLEKMLWLESDRMGFLLDAVSQRKFEIQRSTVKNERAQRYDNRPYGLMWERMAEALYPEGHPYSWQTIGYVEDLDRVDVNDLKAFFLRWYGPNNAVLTIGGDIDVEQTLAWVNKYFGSIPRGPEVENAPKQPAKLAESKFITLEDRIQQPMVMVAWPTTYNGEANQASLDTLSSVLGSGTNSVLYQDLVKTQKAVDAGSFHDCAELSCNFYVYAMGDSGDKGDLTKLYDELMASLDKFAKGGVTKDRLEQLKGKTEADAIFALESVKGKVTQLASNQTFFGKPDLIEEQLEQLRAVTPESVEKAYSDFIQGKNKVTLSVVPRGKTELAVKPATFVTPKRTLPEYEKITDDQLAYRRATDNFDRSVQPPAGAPVEATMPKLYDIHFKNGSELLGTMSSETPTVTMQFSLPAGTRFVEKGKEGLAQLTAAMLQEGTTKHSAEEIQAELDKLGSVIAVDATGYTTDISVSSLEKNLAPTLKIVEEMLLSPAFKQEDFDRVKAQALEGLVYEHQKPSWMASQASRQVLYGDSIFARPKDGTKAGLKALTLDDVRDFYSKHYTPQSAQIIAVGDINKVDVEKQLSFWANWEDEAAPLYAPQAIAPLGSQKVHLVDKPGAPQSVVMMVRQGMPYDATGDFYLGQLANFNLAGNFNSRINQNLREDKGYTYGAYGYFSGNVETGSVVFTAQVRADSTVASIIEMENELNEFSQSGMTDDELKFMRQAVGQKDALKYETPTQKGKLISDILKYNLDKDYLQQRNAIVETVDKKTLNALAEKWFDPNDYQIVVVGDAKSLRPQLEKLGKDVEELEIIR; encoded by the coding sequence ATGAGAATGTTTTGGGTAAGCGCGTGCTCACTATTAGTGATCACGGGCTGTGCATCAAACTCCCCTGTATCATCATTGCCTGATGGAGTTACTTTCGTCGAGTCATCGAAAGCGGAAGAAGGCAAAGTGAAAATCCCATACCAGAAATATCAACTCGATAACGGCCTTACGGTGATTCTGGCACCAGAAGATTCAGACCCATTGGTTCACGTTGATGTGACTTACCACGTAGGTTCAGCACGTGAAGAAATTGGTAAGTCAGGTTTTGCTCATTTCTTTGAGCACATGATGTTCCAAGGCTCTGAGAATGTGGGGGATCAAGAGCACTTCAAAATTATTACGGAAGCGGGTGGCACACTAAACGGCACCACTAACCGTGACCGCACTAACTACTTCGAAACCGTACCAGCTAACCAGCTAGAGAAAATGCTGTGGTTAGAGTCGGATCGTATGGGCTTCCTGTTGGATGCGGTATCGCAGCGTAAGTTTGAGATCCAACGCTCTACTGTGAAGAACGAACGTGCCCAACGTTACGATAACCGTCCGTATGGTTTGATGTGGGAACGTATGGCTGAAGCGCTGTACCCTGAAGGTCACCCATATTCATGGCAGACGATCGGTTATGTTGAAGATCTTGATCGCGTTGATGTGAACGATCTGAAAGCTTTCTTCCTACGTTGGTATGGTCCAAACAACGCGGTATTGACCATTGGTGGCGATATCGATGTTGAACAAACGCTAGCGTGGGTGAATAAATACTTCGGCTCTATCCCTCGTGGTCCTGAGGTTGAAAATGCACCGAAGCAGCCTGCGAAACTAGCAGAAAGCAAGTTCATCACCCTAGAAGACCGTATTCAGCAACCTATGGTCATGGTGGCATGGCCGACAACCTACAACGGTGAAGCAAATCAAGCGTCGCTAGATACGCTATCAAGTGTACTAGGTAGTGGTACTAACAGTGTGCTTTATCAAGACTTAGTTAAAACCCAGAAAGCAGTCGATGCAGGATCGTTCCATGATTGTGCTGAGCTGTCGTGTAACTTCTATGTCTACGCGATGGGAGACTCTGGTGACAAAGGCGATCTTACTAAGTTGTATGATGAGTTGATGGCATCGCTGGATAAGTTTGCCAAAGGCGGCGTAACCAAAGATCGCCTTGAACAATTGAAAGGCAAAACGGAAGCTGATGCGATTTTTGCTCTAGAAAGTGTGAAAGGTAAAGTAACGCAACTGGCGTCGAATCAAACGTTCTTTGGTAAACCGGATCTGATTGAAGAGCAACTTGAACAGCTTCGTGCGGTGACGCCTGAATCCGTTGAGAAAGCATACAGTGATTTCATTCAAGGTAAGAACAAGGTAACGCTGAGCGTTGTGCCACGTGGTAAGACCGAACTTGCGGTAAAACCTGCGACGTTTGTGACACCAAAGCGTACTTTGCCAGAGTACGAAAAGATCACTGATGACCAATTGGCGTACCGTCGAGCGACGGATAACTTCGATCGTTCTGTGCAGCCGCCTGCAGGTGCGCCAGTAGAAGCAACCATGCCGAAGTTGTACGACATCCACTTCAAGAATGGCTCTGAGTTACTGGGGACCATGAGCAGCGAGACACCAACAGTGACCATGCAGTTTAGTTTGCCAGCAGGGACACGATTCGTTGAGAAAGGTAAAGAGGGTCTTGCTCAGTTGACCGCGGCGATGCTGCAAGAAGGCACGACAAAACATTCAGCTGAAGAAATTCAAGCAGAGCTGGACAAGTTAGGCAGTGTGATTGCTGTTGATGCGACGGGGTATACCACAGACATCAGCGTTTCTTCTCTGGAGAAAAACCTAGCGCCAACGCTAAAGATTGTCGAAGAAATGTTGCTATCGCCAGCATTTAAGCAAGAAGACTTCGACCGCGTAAAAGCTCAAGCACTAGAAGGTTTGGTGTATGAACATCAAAAACCAAGCTGGATGGCATCGCAGGCAAGTCGCCAAGTGCTGTATGGCGATTCTATCTTTGCGCGTCCAAAAGATGGCACCAAAGCAGGATTGAAGGCTCTGACGCTGGATGATGTGCGTGACTTCTATTCGAAGCACTACACGCCACAAAGTGCCCAGATCATTGCGGTTGGTGACATCAATAAAGTAGATGTAGAGAAGCAGTTGTCTTTCTGGGCGAACTGGGAAGACGAAGCAGCACCATTGTATGCGCCACAAGCTATCGCGCCATTGGGTTCGCAAAAAGTACATTTGGTTGATAAGCCAGGCGCACCACAGAGTGTCGTCATGATGGTTCGTCAAGGTATGCCTTACGATGCTACGGGTGATTTCTATTTGGGACAGCTGGCAAACTTTAACTTAGCGGGTAACTTTAATAGCCGTATCAACCAAAACCTTCGCGAAGACAAAGGCTACACTTATGGTGCTTATGGTTATTTCTCCGGCAACGTAGAAACAGGTTCTGTTGTCTTTACAGCGCAAGTACGTGCAGATTCGACGGTTGCGTCTATCATCGAGATGGAGAATGAGTTGAACGAGTTCTCACAATCGGGCATGACTGACGATGAATTGAAATTTATGCGCCAAGCGGTCGGTCAAAAAGATGCACTGAAATACGAGACGCCAACACAGAAAGGCAAACTCATCAGTGATATTTTGAAATACAACCTAGATAAAGATTACTTACAGCAACGCAACGCTATTGTTGAGACTGTCGATAAAAAGACGCTCAACGCTCTAGCTGAAAAATGGTTCGACCCGAATGACTATCAGATAGTCGTTGTCGGGGATGCGAAATCCCTTCGCCCTCAACTAGAAAAGTTAGGGAAAGACGTGGAAGAGCTTGAAATCATTCGATAG
- a CDS encoding YqaA family protein, with amino-acid sequence MLEAFNAAFENLALWFSDSALWVLFMTGFLSATLLPGGSEAGLIATLSLNQYSVSSIIIVATIGNTLGGLTNYWLGLWIPNKTQDEKHAHTALKWLSEYGYWGLFFSWLPVIGDPLCLAAGWLRMKFLPCLVLIFLGKAARYSLLAAIYLGLF; translated from the coding sequence ATGTTAGAGGCATTTAATGCTGCCTTTGAAAACTTAGCACTCTGGTTCTCTGACTCCGCATTATGGGTGTTGTTCATGACAGGCTTTCTCAGCGCCACTTTATTACCTGGTGGCTCTGAGGCTGGATTGATTGCCACCTTATCGTTAAACCAATACTCAGTTTCTTCCATCATTATTGTTGCCACCATTGGTAATACCCTTGGCGGTCTTACTAACTATTGGCTTGGGTTGTGGATTCCAAATAAAACCCAAGATGAGAAGCACGCTCATACCGCATTGAAGTGGTTATCCGAATATGGGTATTGGGGATTGTTTTTTAGCTGGTTACCAGTGATTGGTGACCCGCTATGTTTAGCGGCAGGATGGTTAAGGATGAAATTTCTGCCGTGTTTGGTTCTTATATTTTTAGGCAAAGCCGCAAGGTATAGCTTGTTGGCCGCCATCTATCTCGGTTTATTTTAA
- a CDS encoding NADP-dependent oxidoreductase, with amino-acid sequence MEHKQIAITEFGNVEVLAIQTASTPTPQAGEILVKVAYSGVNPIDVKTRAGLGWAAAQNKDNLPWVPGYDISGKVESCGEGTSRFNEGDEVAGFIGFPVRGGGYSQYVCVPESELSHVPNTVTLEAAAALPLAGQTAAQALSKANVTEGDRVLILAGAGGVGHIAVQIAVATKAEVFTTCSERNLDYLATLGAHAVNYQFAPVSERVEDVDVLIDLVGGDAALDALKCLTDNARVITVPTITAELICEKAKLLGFEASAMLVEPEREQLDTLLNMVGVGLLKTEIQQVYPMNEVIEAHKQVESGRTRGKVLLDMTC; translated from the coding sequence ATGGAACACAAACAGATAGCGATTACCGAGTTCGGCAACGTGGAAGTTCTTGCAATTCAAACTGCGTCAACGCCGACGCCTCAAGCAGGGGAAATCCTCGTTAAAGTGGCTTATTCAGGCGTCAATCCTATTGATGTAAAAACACGAGCAGGACTCGGCTGGGCTGCCGCGCAAAACAAAGATAACTTACCTTGGGTTCCCGGTTATGACATCTCTGGCAAAGTCGAGTCATGTGGAGAGGGGACATCGCGCTTTAATGAAGGTGATGAGGTGGCCGGGTTTATTGGCTTCCCAGTTCGAGGTGGTGGCTATAGTCAATATGTTTGTGTTCCCGAATCGGAGCTGAGTCATGTACCGAATACCGTGACATTAGAAGCAGCAGCGGCGCTACCCTTAGCTGGGCAAACGGCGGCTCAAGCATTAAGCAAAGCCAATGTGACGGAAGGCGACCGCGTTTTAATTCTTGCTGGTGCGGGTGGTGTTGGTCATATAGCGGTACAAATTGCAGTAGCGACGAAAGCAGAAGTGTTTACCACTTGTAGTGAACGAAATTTAGACTACCTCGCCACACTTGGCGCTCACGCAGTGAACTATCAATTTGCCCCAGTGTCAGAACGTGTTGAAGATGTGGATGTTTTGATTGATCTTGTTGGTGGCGATGCTGCTTTAGATGCCCTCAAATGTTTGACTGATAACGCTCGTGTCATTACGGTGCCTACCATTACCGCAGAGCTGATTTGTGAAAAAGCTAAACTATTGGGTTTTGAAGCCAGCGCTATGTTAGTCGAGCCTGAACGTGAGCAACTAGATACCCTACTTAACATGGTTGGGGTTGGATTGCTGAAAACTGAAATACAGCAGGTTTATCCGATGAATGAGGTTATTGAAGCTCACAAACAAGTTGAGTCGGGGCGGACGCGAGGCAAGGTCTTGCTTGATATGACATGTTAG
- a CDS encoding sodium ion-translocating decarboxylase subunit beta has protein sequence MDGLMTLWSETGIANFEFGQICMMLVGCALLFLAIKKGFEPLLLLPIGFGAILANIPNAGFTDPGGLLYYVYYIGIESGVFPLLIFMGVGAMTDFGALIANPKTLWLGAAAQFGIFATLFGAILLNYVPGMEFSMADASSIAIIGGADGPTAIFLASKLSPDLLGAIAVAAYSYMALVPIIQPPIMKALTTKEERQIKMAQLRHVGKWEKVLFPLAVLLMTILFLPSATPLVGMFCLGNLMREAGVVDRLSKTAQNELINIVTIFLGLGVGSKLQAEQFLNIETLGILGLGAVAFSIGTGAGVLMAKLLNKFSKEDINPLIGAAGVSAVPMAARVVNKVGLEANPQNFLLMHAMGPNVAGVLGSAVAAGILLALAG, from the coding sequence ATGGACGGATTGATGACCCTATGGTCAGAAACAGGGATCGCTAACTTCGAGTTTGGCCAAATCTGTATGATGCTGGTTGGCTGTGCCTTGCTGTTTTTAGCGATTAAAAAAGGCTTTGAGCCCTTACTGTTATTACCAATTGGCTTTGGTGCCATCTTGGCAAACATTCCAAACGCTGGCTTTACCGATCCGGGCGGTTTGCTGTACTACGTCTACTACATCGGGATTGAATCGGGTGTATTCCCGCTGCTGATCTTTATGGGTGTCGGTGCAATGACAGACTTTGGTGCTTTGATTGCAAACCCGAAGACCTTGTGGCTGGGTGCTGCGGCACAGTTTGGTATTTTTGCGACGCTATTTGGCGCGATCTTACTGAACTATGTACCGGGTATGGAGTTCTCTATGGCGGATGCATCGTCTATCGCGATCATCGGTGGTGCAGACGGTCCGACAGCAATCTTCTTAGCGAGTAAACTGTCTCCTGATTTGCTAGGCGCGATTGCGGTTGCAGCATACAGCTACATGGCTTTGGTGCCGATCATTCAGCCGCCAATCATGAAAGCTCTAACAACCAAAGAAGAGCGTCAAATCAAGATGGCTCAGCTTCGTCACGTAGGCAAATGGGAGAAAGTATTGTTCCCACTTGCTGTACTACTAATGACGATTCTGTTCCTACCTTCGGCGACACCTCTGGTTGGTATGTTCTGTTTGGGTAACTTGATGCGTGAAGCAGGCGTCGTGGATCGCTTATCTAAAACGGCGCAAAACGAGCTGATCAACATCGTGACCATCTTCTTGGGGCTTGGGGTTGGCTCTAAGCTACAAGCCGAACAGTTCTTGAATATAGAAACGCTAGGTATCTTAGGGTTAGGTGCAGTAGCTTTCAGTATCGGTACTGGTGCAGGTGTTCTGATGGCGAAGCTTCTAAACAAGTTCTCGAAAGAAGACATCAACCCACTTATCGGTGCGGCTGGGGTTTCTGCGGTACCAATGGCGGCACGTGTTGTGAACAAGGTTGGCCTAGAAGCGAACCCGCAAAACTTCCTACTGATGCACGCAATGGGACCAAACGTAGCCGGCGTACTAGGTTCGGCCGTGGCGGCAGGTATCTTGCTGGCACTCGCAGGGTAG